In one window of Nicotiana tabacum cultivar K326 chromosome 12, ASM71507v2, whole genome shotgun sequence DNA:
- the LOC107768502 gene encoding uncharacterized protein LOC107768502: MGKMASLFASLLVVLVSLSLASESSANYQYSSPPPPKKPYLYKSPPPPVHVYPSPPHHPVYKSPPPPKKPYHPSPTPYHPVPVYKSPPPPKKPYYPPHPPVYKSPPPPKKPYSLPHTPVYKSPPPPTPVYKSPPPPKKPHYPPHTPIYKSPPPPNKPYYPPHTPVYKSPPPPTPVYKSPPPPKKPHYPPHTPVYKSPPPPKKPYYPPHTPVYKSPPPPTPVYKSPPPSKKPYYPPHTPVYKSPPPPTPVYKSPPPPTPVYKSPPPHHPYVYASPPPPYHY, encoded by the coding sequence ATGGGGAAAATGGCCTCTCTATTTGCCTCTCTTTTAGTGGTTTTAGTGTCGCTGAGcttagcttctgaaagctcagcAAATTATCAATACTCATCTCCACCACCACCTAAGAAACCATACCTCTACAAGTCTCCTCCTCCACCAGTGCATGTCTATCCATCACCACCCCATCACCCTGTATATAAGTCTCCACCACCACCTAAGAAGCCATACCACCCTTCACCAACACCATATCATCCTGTACCAGTTTATAAATCTCCACCACCACCCAAGAAGCCATACTACCCTCCACACCCTCCGGTTTACAAGTCACCACCACCACCCAAGAAGCCATACTCTCTCCCACACACCCCGGTTTATAAGTCGCCACCACCACCAACTCCCGTTTACAAATCACCACCACCACCCAAGAAGCCACACTACCCTCCACACACTCCAATTTATAAGTCGCCACCACCCCCCAATAAGCCATACTATCCCCCACATACCCCGGTTTACAAGTCGCCACCACCACCAACTCCCGTTTACAAATCACCACCACCACCCAAGAAGCCACACTACCCTCCACACACTCCAGTTTATAAGTCGCCACCACCACCCAAGAAGCCATACTATCCCCCACACACCCCGGTTTACAAGTCGCCACCACCACCAACTCCCGTTTACAAGTCGCCACCACCATCCAAGAAACCATACTATCCTCCACACACCCCAGTTTACAAGTCCCCACCACCACCAACTCCAGTTTACAAGTCACCTCCACCACCAACTCCAGTCTACAAGTCTCCACCACCACACCACCCCTATGTTTACGCTTCTCCTCCTCCTCCCTACCATTACTAA